Genomic DNA from Chaetodon auriga isolate fChaAug3 chromosome 13, fChaAug3.hap1, whole genome shotgun sequence:
CAAGTGTGTAAGAGATGAGGAAAGATATCTGGCATAGAATTTAAACAAGTTTGAATTACAGCACTGTCAAATTCAAAGtgtatgttgtgttttacagcagtgatgtaaaataacagcaacaagtGAGCTGAAGTCCATGTCTGCAGCATTAATACAGTTATAGGGGAAACACAAGCACAGGTTACTGTGCACAGGTGGCGTATCCATCAGATGAGTGCTATTTTGTGAGAGCTTTCCATCTTAAACAGTGGTGGAAATGTAGtcagatcatttacttaagCAAAAAAAATAGCAATATTGCACTATGAAATACCCAATTTCaaatcctgttttcagtcttcagtACAAGTATTAGCAACAAAATGTGCTTAAGTCTCAGTAAGTACTCATTATGAAGATGCATCATGCAGATGCATTTAACAGTTACACATAAAGTATTTGTAACTATGAGGTCTAGAATTTCATACACAATTCTCATCAGTTATTTCATTGATTGTCATCAAATTCGGACCTGATATCCATGATGCCTAGAGGATGAATAATAGTGGTAAATACCTGACATTTCCTTTCGTGCCATCAGCAGGTCAGAGTTGTCACTTATgctgtgaaatatttcaatatcCCCTGGACTAGTTGGTTCTTTTGAAATGcttgtatttttaatcattatttcgAGAAAAGAGCATTTCAATGTTATGTTACTCCATATTCCTTTATTCCTGTACTCAAAAAATAActcttcaaataaaaaaatatgatCACTCAGAAAGCcctttgcttcattttgtcagttttaggGCTCCATACAAAACTACAGTACTAAATAtaaatcacagaaaataaatacactgaTACCACAGTAGCAATAACATTTAAGAGACAAAGAAAGTATTGTCTGATCAACTCAGAAGCAACATTGCCAGGCATTCAGTGAATGATTTATTTAGCACATGCCTGAGAGGGGTGTAGCTCTCTTCAAGTAGAGTTGCAGTTGAAGGTCGTCCTTACAAGTGTTTAAACATTTGCTGTCCTTAGTCAAGGTACACCAGGTCATTTTCTCAAATTTTTCTCAtcccccacccacacaccccTCTTCGGAGTGTGGTTGCTACATTTTAACTTGCTGCCACAGGGAGTCACAGGACATCAACAATATGAGTCACTGTCTAAATAGGAATACAGTTCATGGTGCTCTCTGACATGCCAGCCTCTGACTAAAAGAGACAATTCAACAGTGTACTAGTTGACACATTATATGAACCACTATGATATTGCTTAGTTTTGCACTTTGCATGTTGGCCTCTGTATTTCCTAACAaataacattacattttaaagtgtattttcacAAGGTAACTTTCAACCTATTCTTACTTAGTTATGGAATGTTACAGAGGCACGAGGTTTGGTCAGCAGAGGATAAATGAATGTATGGAGCTAAACTGGTAAGAAGGGGAGATTTGCACTGATTTGTCACTGATCCTGGCTTTTTGATTGGTTGAATCTTGTGTAAAGAAGCCTGGAATCACCCAATCCTCTTCTGGCTCTGAGCAGATTAATGGCCTTGCTGGAGTTTTATGTAATCCTGGTCAACAATAACTGAAAGCCCCAAAATATataggaaacactggagaggtAAATTTTGTTACTACCCAAGCCCAGTCTGAACTCCTTCATATCTGCTCAGAGTTTTTGAAAGCAATCAATCTTCACATGCAGGAACACGTTGTGAAGTATCACTGACAAATAATGCAGTTATTCTGGATTTGTAATAAAGTCAATGTCAACACCAATATAGCCAAAAAGTTGAGTCCACAACTATTCTGGTCtgaataaaaatcattttaaagcaaTAAGTAATGTGTCTGCTGTTGCAGTATTCTTTAATACACAACTCATCAGTTATCACCTGATGAAAGCACATTAAAATTACACTTTATTACACTGGATTTTAATATTGAGCAAGACTGACTTTATATTAGCCAATGTGGCAAGAAAGTAGTCTCTCACAACATAAAGAATGGATAcacatttgtcttttgtctccacagaaactttattttcagtctctaaaaataaaatccataaaaaaaacaatgtatattCTCTCAGAAAGAAAAGGTTTTTAAAGCTCTTTCCCATAGAGCAATCATCACTTATCAACCCTCTATATGTTATGCATCATTTGTGCCTGACATTAGGATTGGCCTGTCACATTATGACCCTGACGTTTTAGACTGAGGTCGTTCAAAGCTGTTGTCAAATTccaaaatacataaacacaaagtttgtcttcatgtttttgtaTTCTGGGAGTGAGGATGTTGAACAAACGTCTGAAATGTCATTTCTGCTTTGCATTATCATTCCCTGCTGATATGCAGCTAACTGAAAATGTACTACATGACAAAACTGATTTATCAAATGGCTTTAAACAGATGTGGTATTCACTGCACAACATTTTCAGGATGTGAGctcttattttttgttttctttgagttttttttttttttctttttttcactttagCATTGCACACTAAGACACATTTGGTAAGAAGTTTATAAAAGATGCACTTCAAACGACTAAATGGCATTTCAGCTCTGCGGTGCACTAAATGTACATTGACACACAAGAGATAGTCTACTATCGAAGAAATGTATATAGTGGGTGATCCAATGAGCCCTGAATTATATTGTACATATgatgaaataacattaaaaaactcGACACACTTTTCAACAAACAAAGTGAGATATGCATAAAATATAAATTGATACAGAATGATGAGCATTGGTACTTGTGGCTTTTTGTTACAACAGTAGTGCATAAAAAGCTGCATCTTGGTTTTGAGATGAAACACAGAATACAGCCACAAAAACTAACcgaacaaaaacacagtaaacacaacatATAAAATCCCTTACCGTGACAACAAATTGAACAGCCAATCAAAATGAATAAGTACCATACTATTTTGAGTTTGgctattttttcttttaggATGTAAAACTATTTTGAATCTTGTGcttcttctcttcatttccGGTGCTGCAAAACACATACATATTCTAAATACCAAATATTTGCTGTAAGCTTgacaaaaagttttttttaatgcagtacCTTCACAAGGCTAAACCAAACTTTCAAcaagagtgggggggggggaaagCTTAAATCACAGAATACATATTCACCATACAAAAAAGGACAactgcatatatatatatatatataaggcAAATATTAAATAAACTTTGAGAACAATTCTAAAAATCCCAGTAGATATTCTAAATGCTTAGCTAACAAGGATTAGCTAACAAGCGCTGTACAAAATGGCCACACCAGTGCCAAATAAGCTTCATAGTCATAAAAGAGTATAATTTTTCTCATATGGAGAAGCTTTAATCATTTCAAAAATGATTAGAATATGCTTATATCCCTGTTAGAGAGCTACAAAAGACAACTGTAAATATTACAGACAGAGCTTTTCAAATCTCTGAAGATTCCACTGTAACAGCCCAAACCCCCTTCCAACTTAATAAAAGCCGTCACTCCAGTCCCCGATAGTTCAGTGCAGGGTTCAGCTACAgtgagaaataaacaaacatgaagaTGCCCACAGTGCAGACGAATACCAGACCCAAGTTGAGAAGAAGTTTCACTCTAGGTGGCTCGTACAGCATCTCTGCAATGACTCTTTCATCCTCCTGTGCTACTTTCTGCTGTGCACTCTGTGCTCCCTCCTTACATCCACAGAACCATTCCATTAAACGCAGACATCTGCCAGTCTCCCCGTTACCATGGTAGCCTTCCTCGGTTCTGATCATCTCCATCCTTCCATTGCCGAACTGTTCTGCAGGGCTGGTGGCAGGGGTTGTCTCTGTACTAGGGGTGGCTGGGTCATGGTCAGTGGATGGGACCAGGAGTCTGACTTCCACCCCATCCAAACACCTCTCCTTTCTAACATCTGGGGGCATTTCTTTATGGAGGCTTCCACCGCCATTACTATGGCTCTTTTCAGTCAGCCTGTGCATTTCCTCTTGGTCCTTCATGGGAGTCATTTCAATGCTGCGGAGCCCCCAGACTGTGGTGGTGCGAACCTGCTCCTCATCTGGTGGAGAGGTGCAAAGGCTGACCACTACCGCCACAAATCCCGAAATCCAGAACAGCCCAGCGGCAAAATACATGTAGTGGACATCAACGATGAAGGCAGGCCGATCATCTGGCTGGTCACAGCGAGGCTGGCGGTAAATGAAAGCTAAGATCAGTCGTACGGTGCCGAGTGTGAAACCTGTCATGCCTCCCCAGAATGCACCTCTCTCATTACACCGTTTCCAGAACACACCTAGCAGGAAGAGGGCAGCAATTGGTGGAGTGAGGTAGCCAGCAACTTCCTGGATGTAGAGGTACGTCTGTCCACCTTGCATTTCAATTATAACAGGGACCCAGGCAATGCTGATTCCCACCATCAACACAACAAATATGCGACCCACAATCAGCAGCTCGCGCTGAGATGCCTCTCTTCGAAAAGTCTGATAGATGTCCAGTGTGAAGATGGTGCTTGAACTGTTGAAGATCGAGTCTAGATCGCTCATCAGGGCAGCGATCATAACTGCCATCATCAGACCCCTGAGTCCCACAGGCATCACTGCCATGACCAGCCGTGGGTAGGCAATGTTTGAGCAGCCGGCCTGAGAACCACACACAGCCATACAGTGCTCTGGCCCAATGCAGGCAATCTCATCTGCAAACAAGATGCGGGAGATCATTCCTGGAATGACAATTAGAAACATGGGCAGGATCTTGAGAAATCCAGCCATAAGTGTAGAGCACTTAGCGTGAGCAATGTTTTTGGCTGCTAGTACTCTTTGAACAATGACCTGGTCTGCACACCAGTACCAAATTGATGCAGGGGTCTGGCCAAGAATGAAGCCTGGCCATGGGATGTCTTCATCCAGGGGACCTCGAAGGATGCGTAGTGAGTCTGGTTTAGGCTCAATGCGGCAGGAAGGAGAATAAGTGAAGTTTCCAGAGGCAATAATAGCAGAAACATTGGGAACTGCCTGCATGTACTTAGTTCGGACACCCTCTAGCCCACCAACTTTGACTAGGCTGATggtggttaaggttagggctcCACCAATCATCAACACTGCCTGAAGTGCATCCGTGTACATTACTGCCACCAATCCACCAGTGACAGTAAGCAGTGCAGTCATACTGATGAGCAGGACAATGGACAGATAAAGGTTCCACCCCAGGGACTCCTGAATAAAGAGAGCTCCAGCATATAAGTCCACCGACAGCTTggtaaaaatgtaaagtaacACAGACAAGAAAGCAAAGTACACCTTTAGCCTGTTGCCACCATAGCGTTTCGACAGGTACTCAGGCATGGTGTAGACTCCTGAGTGGATATACACCGGGACAAACACCCAGCcaagcagctgcagaagaagaagtgcaTTAAATTCCCATGCTCCAACAGCAAAGCCACTTGCTGCTCCTGACCCAGCCAGGCCTATGAAATGTTCACTGCCAATGTTGCTGACGAAGAGTGATGCACCTATCACAATCCATGTCATGGAGCGCCCAGCCAGGAAGTAGCCACTCACAGTGCTGCGATTGGCTTTCCACATGGCAAGAAACCCAATGACTAGCACCAGGATAAAATACAGTGCTACCACAGCTATGTCCGCTGCTTCCATTCCAGGACCCATTTTAACAGAttacttaaaaaagaaaaaatctcaCAGCTCTACGAATCCTTGCAAAAAGGTAACACAAACAGTCAAAGTTATGGATTTAATTATTCAAAAAGGAGCAATGGAAATGCTCTGCTTTGGTTTGCTGTCTGGATGGAAGCTGTAGTATCCACCGTCAGGTCAAATTCACTAGTCGTGCTTCGGAGGGGGTTATCCACCCACACTGAGGTCGTTCTAGTTTTAGAGGAGGATGCTGTAGGCCCTTGGTCTAGAAAAGCCTAGAGTTAATATTCCTGcaagacagcaaagacaaagaaaaacacctcaTTAGACCCTTAATttgagaggggaaaaacaccGAACACAAATGCTTGAAAGTTTACAACAGCCTCccaaaaaactgaacagaaacgCAAAGGTTGAAAATTACTTCAGTCAAACTCATTATTTTACAGTCCAGAACATAAAAATGATCGAAATCACTAATGAAAGAAATGGTCAAACATGGCATAGCACTCTACAAACCATGGGAAGATTAATAAGTGTTAATTCAATTTTgcacctgcagtgtttttccagCACCAACCCTTAGGTTTAGCCCACATAAGACTTTTCTCCTTAATCTTTTTAACACAAAGAACTCAAACAACACCTCTATGAAAACTTCAAAGAGAGCTTAAGAACATTATGTAAGAAATCAAGAAGAGTCAAGatggaacaaaaacatcaaGGCAGTGATTGTACCTAATATGTGACCTGACTAATGCTATTTTCTCATGTCTTTATGATAACAGACAATTGCGCTTACAGCGCAGTCTGCAGTCAGCATTTTTGTGAAAATGCTAAAGACAGCCGTTCTGTGCATCTCTAACAATTACATTTTATGGTTTTGgctatgaataaataaagagtAGTGGGACACAAAAGGACACAACAGGACATTAACTGTTCACACAAAATTAGGACCAAttcaaattgtcatttttaaagttttacttTAAACACCATAACccatacacacacctacaatTTACAGTGGTTCTATGATATATACACATGCCAAGTCATTCTAATTCAACAGATGATTAGAGATTACAGTGAGATGAATCAACTTGAATTCCAGTGTCAGCAAAGAGTAATATGCTTGACGATATGTGAGCACATCTGTTTTgtgtccatctctctctctctctctctctctctctctcacacacacacacacacgcacacacacacgcgcgcacacacacatacacacatctggCCTCCCTTGAGGTTTCAGCCTGCCATGCATGGTAGAAAATAACCCCACGCATTCATCTTCACAACCAGGCTTTATGCATAACCACCCCTTTCAATAAAAgaagtctttgttttcattttaccaTCTCATCATCAAGGGCTACAATCCATGTGTTCGCCATAAACTGCCCAAGAGACTCTGGCTCTGAAATACAGCAAAGTCATTCAATAGgttaatatatttttatttgcaAAGTTATATAATGGGGAATTAATGGGAAATATAATCACTACCAACCCAGTATGCCAGGACCTACCGCTTGAGCTCTCACTTAGGCCTCTaccaaaataatgaaaaacgtATGGTGCTGCCAGTGCTCTTGACTTTTGGCCAAGCTGATTCATAGCAGTATTAGTTTCAACCTTACATCTTCTGAACTGGAGTTCCTCTCTTTTACGAACAAAGAGCAGCTTGATTGCCTTGTAAACACACTTCATTAAAAtttgacacaaacaaaataaaactgaccAGAATCATTTTGTTTAGTCTTTCCACTATTCCAACAATAATTAACTCTGGTTTTGgtgaaataaacccttaattcacagTGTTAGATCTGAAAATATCCTGACTCTACACGCTTTTGTTCCACACTGCCTGCTGCCTTTGCTGGCCTCTGTGCCACTGGGTTAGCTCGCTGAATGAGAGTCTATCTGTGAGTACAAAAGGAACGAGTTAACGAAGTTAACCTGGCTGTTACGCGCAACAGTGTAGAAACAGGATTTTGGATTCCACATGCAGATGGAGTAAAATAGTTCCTCTTTGGAGAgtcattcaaaaacaatgaTTCATTCACAAATCTAACATCACCTGTCTAATTCCTCTCAGTTCCACCAATGGTGATGAAACTGGAATTCTGCTATAATAAAAGTTTAATGCTAGAGTCTGTGCTAGGTATTCAAAAGCCAGGAGACACCGAGGCAAACCAGCCCTGACATGCATGAAGCCCATGGAGGCTTCTTAACTAATCCCTTAAGAATAGCAAACTCCATACCACAAAACTTCAAATGCCCAAAACAATTAAAGCCACAACTTAAGCTGATCAACTTCCTTTATACAACTGAAAGACACTTCAGATTAATGGTACACTTGCACAGGTCCACGCACCTTAAACGGAGACGCTGAATGCTTTACCTTTGCATTCCATCATAATAATGaacactacaaaaaaaaaaaaaaaatccaggctGAACTGGGCTGCAGGTAAGGCCAGCTGTCGCCATGATGGAACAGTGGCGTATAATGGATAGTTGGTATACTTAACAATGCTGCTTTAATGAATGGCCAGATGTGGCTGTCAGCCCGAGACTCCCTTTGCGAATACAAAGACGAAGCGACAGCAGTCCACGGCCGTGCACGCGGCGCACAGATGCTTCAGATGGAAGGAAATTTCTAGAACAGTCACTCATTCATCCGCCTGCAAAGACTGCGCAT
This window encodes:
- the slc5a3b gene encoding sodium/myo-inositol cotransporter, with amino-acid sequence MGPGMEAADIAVVALYFILVLVIGFLAMWKANRSTVSGYFLAGRSMTWIVIGASLFVSNIGSEHFIGLAGSGAASGFAVGAWEFNALLLLQLLGWVFVPVYIHSGVYTMPEYLSKRYGGNRLKVYFAFLSVLLYIFTKLSVDLYAGALFIQESLGWNLYLSIVLLISMTALLTVTGGLVAVMYTDALQAVLMIGGALTLTTISLVKVGGLEGVRTKYMQAVPNVSAIIASGNFTYSPSCRIEPKPDSLRILRGPLDEDIPWPGFILGQTPASIWYWCADQVIVQRVLAAKNIAHAKCSTLMAGFLKILPMFLIVIPGMISRILFADEIACIGPEHCMAVCGSQAGCSNIAYPRLVMAVMPVGLRGLMMAVMIAALMSDLDSIFNSSSTIFTLDIYQTFRREASQRELLIVGRIFVVLMVGISIAWVPVIIEMQGGQTYLYIQEVAGYLTPPIAALFLLGVFWKRCNERGAFWGGMTGFTLGTVRLILAFIYRQPRCDQPDDRPAFIVDVHYMYFAAGLFWISGFVAVVVSLCTSPPDEEQVRTTTVWGLRSIEMTPMKDQEEMHRLTEKSHSNGGGSLHKEMPPDVRKERCLDGVEVRLLVPSTDHDPATPSTETTPATSPAEQFGNGRMEMIRTEEGYHGNGETGRCLRLMEWFCGCKEGAQSAQQKVAQEDERVIAEMLYEPPRVKLLLNLGLVFVCTVGIFMFVYFSL